In Raphanus sativus cultivar WK10039 chromosome 5, ASM80110v3, whole genome shotgun sequence, the following proteins share a genomic window:
- the LOC108861839 gene encoding uncharacterized protein LOC108861839 isoform X3, with translation MAIVTGDRYLENLEKFLEENADSLIDDATDVLKLNPAGLHYVHLRLESLRELERMLSGAPVDYLRAYVSDIGDYRALEQLRRVLRLLPSLKVVSSLPSPARDPTPLSLLPFARLRVLELRGCDLSTSSAKGLLELRHTLEKLICHNSTDALRHVFASRIAEIKDSPQWNKLVFVSCACNRLLLMDESLQLLPAVESLDLSRNKFAKVDNLRRCSKLKHLDLGFNRLRKISHLSEVSCHLVKLVLRNNALTTLRGIENLKSLEGLDVSFNIISDFSELEFLGSLSFLTDLWLEGNPFCCARWYRAHVLSFVARPNDLKLDGKQIGNREFWKRQVVVTRRKSQPASYGFYSPAREEADDEGSFNRKKSQAKIYRLASIDTEEESTCVTSDQESASCELETQSKEENIKSDHEDDIFGLISKVEKLKKERSVLWLREFKEWMDHPSEDFVDVRKEVLSIDSEKKYYSKNRKNPKHHNEALRYPPGFQITDLNKKDQAYLLDGKPDENGNMSTSDATHDIKGSFSPSSYMQSPPHYQKDVLHRRHNLVEEILQLSADSYSVASSDSTSSCSENENYDSEQSNPEQDMLVDHLNGNSPVEEILVSEKDSSLLDSQPEKSSIIKTWRIDESFKAKTTNIISGLHNSELASGVNHIYNWFDKRKSKKKPKKRNVSLLVDNSVTCSGETSHRSDADISDSGEDGCVSDHFQEGSLTMGCNSKRTTRFFEAEKTPEVIGGLVDEYITTTLSDSSVDETCRIYVSCDCIIRQEFTYTRREVVLLRSSQEKLCVLLVDVSTDSQDRNLSLLCSRAINDIQDVSIGLGLQVVRLRFKEGTEYNFITGSIEKTTVLLNIIEVLDSQATEPKCSLGSLENIQMEMFEKEICGGLKLPIFQYSVLQFQSSTLGEVSWLPRSLFVVDGHLFVCIEDFSLLSSLPTKDSSAPYFSLDSSCSISDIVEMAIESRGSPCLSLKIKQKNSTYQARPNRPATSATWKFKLFSIECVLKFVSLVKGLHPDSQVLPLLVRHLG, from the exons ATGGCGATCGTGACGGGAGATCGGTACCTGGAGAATCTCGAGAAGTTCCTCGAAGAAAACGCCGATTCGCTCATCGACGACGCCACCGACGTCCTCAAGCTCAACCCCGCGGGCCTCCACTACGTCCACCTCCGCCTCGAGTCTCTCCGCGAACTCGAGCGCATGCTCTCCGGAGCCCCCGTCGACTACCTCCGCGCCTACGTCTCCGACATCGGCGATTACCGCGCGCTGGAGCAGCTCCGCCGCGTCCTCCGCCTCCTCCCTTCCCTCAAAGTCGTCTCGTCGCTTCCTTCCCCGGCTCGTGATCCCACGCCGCTCTCTCTTCTCCCCTTCGCCAGGCTTAGGGTTCTGGAGCTCCGCGGGTGTGATCTGTCCACTTCGTCTGCTAAAGGATTGCTCGAGCTCAGGCATACCTTGGAGAAGTTGATCTGCCACAATTCCACT GATGCGCTGCGGCACGTGTTTGCTAGTAGAATCGCCGAGATAAAGGATTCGCCGCAGTGGAATAAGTTGGTTTTCGTTTCGTGCGCTTGTAACCGTCTCTTGCTCATGGATGAGTCGTTGCAGCTTCTCCCTGCTGTTGAGTCGCTTGATCTGAGCCGGAACAAGTTTGCGAAGGTGGATAATCTTCGGAGATGTTCCAAGTTGAAACACCTTGATCTAGGTTTCAATCGACTCCGAAAAATCTCTCACTTGAGTGAG GTATCATGTCACCTTGTTAAACTTGTTTTGAGGAACAACGCTCTAACTACATTGCGTGGGATTGAGAATTTGAAGTCACTTGAAGGCCTTGATGTTTCCTTCAATATTATTTCCGATTTTTCAGAATTGGAGTTCCTTGGGAGTCTTTCATTCTTGACAGACCTGTGGTTAGAAGGAAATCCGTTTTGCTGCGCGCGATGGTACAGAGCGCATGTCCTCAGCTTCGTTGCTCGTCCAAATGAT CTAAAGCTAGATGGCAAACAAATTGGGAATCGAGAATTTTGGAAGAGGCAGGTTGTTGTTACCCGTAGGAAAAGTCAGCCTGCTAGCTATGGGTTCTACTCTCCGGCTAGAGAGGAAGCTGATGATGAAGGAAGCTTCAATAGAAAAAAG TCACAGGCGAAAATATACCGGCTCGCGTCTATTGACACTGAGGAAGAGAGCACTTGCGTGACTTCTGATCAAGAGTCTGCTTCATGTGAACTCGAGACTCAAAGCAAAGAGGAGAATATCAAGTCCGATCACGAAGATGATATCTTTGGTCTAATAAGTAAAGTTGaaaagttgaagaaagaacGTTCGGTTCTTTGGCTGCGAGAGTTTAAGGAGTGGATGGATCATCCATCAGAGGATTTTGTGGATGTCAGAAAAGAGGTCTTGAGTATTGATTCAGAGAAAAAGTACTACTCAAAGAATAGAAAAAACCCCAAGCATCACAATGAAGCATTGAGATATCCACCAGGTTTCCAAATTACAGATCTAAACAAGAAGGATCAAGCATATCTTCTTGATGGGAAGCCAGATGAAAATGGAAACATGTCAACGTCGGATGCTACTCACGATATAAAGGGATCATTTTCACCCTCATCATATATGCAATCACCCCCTCACTATCAAAAGGATGTCTTACATCGACGTCATAACCTGGTGGAAGAAATCTTGCAGCTATCAGCGGATTCTTATTCAGTAGCATCGTCTGATAGCACGAGCAGCTGCAGTGAAAATGAAAACTATGATTCTGAGCAATCAAATCCTGAACAAGATATGTTGGTGGATCATCTTAATGGGAATAGTCCCGTAGAAGAGATTCTCGTATCTGAAAAAGACTCAAGCTTGCTTGATTCTCAACCAGAAAAAAGTAGCATAATAAAGACTTGGAGGATAGATGAATCGTTCAAAGCAAAAACCACTAATATTATTTCTGGACTACATAATAGTGAGCTTGCTTCCGGTGTTAACCATATTTATAATTGGTTTGACAAAAGGAAAAGCAAGAAGAAGCCTAAAAAGAGAAATGTTTCTCTGTTGGTGGATAATAGTGTCACATGTAGCGGAGAAACATCTCATAGAAGTGATGCTGATATCAGTGATTCTGGTGAAGATGGGTGTGTTTCTGATCATTTTCAAGAAGGTTCATTGACTATGGGTTGTAATAGTAAGAGAACTACTAGATTTTTTGAGGCTGAAAAAACCCCTGAAGTAATAGGTGGTCTAGTTGACGAGTATATTACAACAACACTGTCAGATTCCAGCGTTGATGAGACTTGTAGGATTTACGTAAGTTGTGATTGCATAATACGGCAAGAATTCACCTACACGCGACG GGAAGTAGTGTTGCTGCGGAGTAGCCAAGAGAAACTGTGTGTGCTGCTCGTGGATGTTTCTACTGATTCACAAG ACAGAAATTTAAGTTTATTGTGTTCGCGTGCTATTAATGATATACAAGATGTCTCAATTGGTCTGGGACTTCAAGTTGTGAG GCTACGCTTTAAGGAGGGCACAGAGTACAATTTTATAACAGGGAGCATCGAAAAAACGACAGTTTTACTCAATATCATTGAAGTCTTGGATTCTCAAGCTACGGAACCTAAATGTTCTTTGGGAAG TTTGGAAAATATACAAATGGAAATGTTTGAGAAAGAAATATGTGGTGGTTTGAAGCTGCCTATATTCCAGTATAGTGTTCTCCAGTTTCAGAGCAGCACTCTTGGAG AGGTGTCATGGCTTCCACGATCACTATTTGTGGTAGATGGACATCTTTTCGTATGCATTGAAGACTTCAGCCTGCTGAGTTCTCTTCCAACGAAAGATTCTTCTGCTCCATATTTCTCGCTTGACTCGAGCTGTTCCATCTCCGACATTGTTGAGATG GCTATTGAATCTCGAGGAAGCCCATGCCTGTCACTGAAGATCAAGCAGAAGAATTCCACATATCAAGCCAGACCAAACAGACCAGCGACTTCAGCAACATGGAAGTTCAAATTATTCAGCATCGAGTGTGTACTCAAATTTGTGTCTCTAGTCAAAGGACTTCACCCGGATTCACAAGTACTTCCGTTGCTCGTAAGGCATTTGGGTTAG
- the LOC108861839 gene encoding uncharacterized protein LOC108861839 isoform X4, with amino-acid sequence MAIVTGDRYLENLEKFLEENADSLIDDATDVLKLNPAGLHYVHLRLESLRELERMLSGAPVDYLRAYVSDIGDYRALEQLRRVLRLLPSLKVVSSLPSPARDPTPLSLLPFARLRVLELRGCDLSTSSAKGLLELRHTLEKLICHNSTDALRHVFASRIAEIKDSPQWNKLVFVSCACNRLLLMDESLQLLPAVESLDLSRNKFAKVDNLRRCSKLKHLDLGFNRLRKISHLSEVSCHLVKLVLRNNALTTLRGIENLKSLEGLDVSFNIISDFSELEFLGSLSFLTDLWLEGNPFCCARWYRAHVLSFVARPNDLKLDGKQIGNREFWKRQVVVTRRKSQPASYGFYSPAREEADDEGSFNRKKAKIYRLASIDTEEESTCVTSDQESASCELETQSKEENIKSDHEDDIFGLISKVEKLKKERSVLWLREFKEWMDHPSEDFVDVRKEVLSIDSEKKYYSKNRKNPKHHNEALRYPPGFQITDLNKKDQAYLLDGKPDENGNMSTSDATHDIKGSFSPSSYMQSPPHYQKDVLHRRHNLVEEILQLSADSYSVASSDSTSSCSENENYDSEQSNPEQDMLVDHLNGNSPVEEILVSEKDSSLLDSQPEKSSIIKTWRIDESFKAKTTNIISGLHNSELASGVNHIYNWFDKRKSKKKPKKRNVSLLVDNSVTCSGETSHRSDADISDSGEDGCVSDHFQEGSLTMGCNSKRTTRFFEAEKTPEVIGGLVDEYITTTLSDSSVDETCRIYVSCDCIIRQEFTYTRREVVLLRSSQEKLCVLLVDVSTDSQDRNLSLLCSRAINDIQDVSIGLGLQVVRLRFKEGTEYNFITGSIEKTTVLLNIIEVLDSQATEPKCSLGSLENIQMEMFEKEICGGLKLPIFQYSVLQFQSSTLGEVSWLPRSLFVVDGHLFVCIEDFSLLSSLPTKDSSAPYFSLDSSCSISDIVEMAIESRGSPCLSLKIKQKNSTYQARPNRPATSATWKFKLFSIECVLKFVSLVKGLHPDSQVLPLLVRHLG; translated from the exons ATGGCGATCGTGACGGGAGATCGGTACCTGGAGAATCTCGAGAAGTTCCTCGAAGAAAACGCCGATTCGCTCATCGACGACGCCACCGACGTCCTCAAGCTCAACCCCGCGGGCCTCCACTACGTCCACCTCCGCCTCGAGTCTCTCCGCGAACTCGAGCGCATGCTCTCCGGAGCCCCCGTCGACTACCTCCGCGCCTACGTCTCCGACATCGGCGATTACCGCGCGCTGGAGCAGCTCCGCCGCGTCCTCCGCCTCCTCCCTTCCCTCAAAGTCGTCTCGTCGCTTCCTTCCCCGGCTCGTGATCCCACGCCGCTCTCTCTTCTCCCCTTCGCCAGGCTTAGGGTTCTGGAGCTCCGCGGGTGTGATCTGTCCACTTCGTCTGCTAAAGGATTGCTCGAGCTCAGGCATACCTTGGAGAAGTTGATCTGCCACAATTCCACT GATGCGCTGCGGCACGTGTTTGCTAGTAGAATCGCCGAGATAAAGGATTCGCCGCAGTGGAATAAGTTGGTTTTCGTTTCGTGCGCTTGTAACCGTCTCTTGCTCATGGATGAGTCGTTGCAGCTTCTCCCTGCTGTTGAGTCGCTTGATCTGAGCCGGAACAAGTTTGCGAAGGTGGATAATCTTCGGAGATGTTCCAAGTTGAAACACCTTGATCTAGGTTTCAATCGACTCCGAAAAATCTCTCACTTGAGTGAG GTATCATGTCACCTTGTTAAACTTGTTTTGAGGAACAACGCTCTAACTACATTGCGTGGGATTGAGAATTTGAAGTCACTTGAAGGCCTTGATGTTTCCTTCAATATTATTTCCGATTTTTCAGAATTGGAGTTCCTTGGGAGTCTTTCATTCTTGACAGACCTGTGGTTAGAAGGAAATCCGTTTTGCTGCGCGCGATGGTACAGAGCGCATGTCCTCAGCTTCGTTGCTCGTCCAAATGAT CTAAAGCTAGATGGCAAACAAATTGGGAATCGAGAATTTTGGAAGAGGCAGGTTGTTGTTACCCGTAGGAAAAGTCAGCCTGCTAGCTATGGGTTCTACTCTCCGGCTAGAGAGGAAGCTGATGATGAAGGAAGCTTCAATAGAAAAAAG GCGAAAATATACCGGCTCGCGTCTATTGACACTGAGGAAGAGAGCACTTGCGTGACTTCTGATCAAGAGTCTGCTTCATGTGAACTCGAGACTCAAAGCAAAGAGGAGAATATCAAGTCCGATCACGAAGATGATATCTTTGGTCTAATAAGTAAAGTTGaaaagttgaagaaagaacGTTCGGTTCTTTGGCTGCGAGAGTTTAAGGAGTGGATGGATCATCCATCAGAGGATTTTGTGGATGTCAGAAAAGAGGTCTTGAGTATTGATTCAGAGAAAAAGTACTACTCAAAGAATAGAAAAAACCCCAAGCATCACAATGAAGCATTGAGATATCCACCAGGTTTCCAAATTACAGATCTAAACAAGAAGGATCAAGCATATCTTCTTGATGGGAAGCCAGATGAAAATGGAAACATGTCAACGTCGGATGCTACTCACGATATAAAGGGATCATTTTCACCCTCATCATATATGCAATCACCCCCTCACTATCAAAAGGATGTCTTACATCGACGTCATAACCTGGTGGAAGAAATCTTGCAGCTATCAGCGGATTCTTATTCAGTAGCATCGTCTGATAGCACGAGCAGCTGCAGTGAAAATGAAAACTATGATTCTGAGCAATCAAATCCTGAACAAGATATGTTGGTGGATCATCTTAATGGGAATAGTCCCGTAGAAGAGATTCTCGTATCTGAAAAAGACTCAAGCTTGCTTGATTCTCAACCAGAAAAAAGTAGCATAATAAAGACTTGGAGGATAGATGAATCGTTCAAAGCAAAAACCACTAATATTATTTCTGGACTACATAATAGTGAGCTTGCTTCCGGTGTTAACCATATTTATAATTGGTTTGACAAAAGGAAAAGCAAGAAGAAGCCTAAAAAGAGAAATGTTTCTCTGTTGGTGGATAATAGTGTCACATGTAGCGGAGAAACATCTCATAGAAGTGATGCTGATATCAGTGATTCTGGTGAAGATGGGTGTGTTTCTGATCATTTTCAAGAAGGTTCATTGACTATGGGTTGTAATAGTAAGAGAACTACTAGATTTTTTGAGGCTGAAAAAACCCCTGAAGTAATAGGTGGTCTAGTTGACGAGTATATTACAACAACACTGTCAGATTCCAGCGTTGATGAGACTTGTAGGATTTACGTAAGTTGTGATTGCATAATACGGCAAGAATTCACCTACACGCGACG GGAAGTAGTGTTGCTGCGGAGTAGCCAAGAGAAACTGTGTGTGCTGCTCGTGGATGTTTCTACTGATTCACAAG ACAGAAATTTAAGTTTATTGTGTTCGCGTGCTATTAATGATATACAAGATGTCTCAATTGGTCTGGGACTTCAAGTTGTGAG GCTACGCTTTAAGGAGGGCACAGAGTACAATTTTATAACAGGGAGCATCGAAAAAACGACAGTTTTACTCAATATCATTGAAGTCTTGGATTCTCAAGCTACGGAACCTAAATGTTCTTTGGGAAG TTTGGAAAATATACAAATGGAAATGTTTGAGAAAGAAATATGTGGTGGTTTGAAGCTGCCTATATTCCAGTATAGTGTTCTCCAGTTTCAGAGCAGCACTCTTGGAG AGGTGTCATGGCTTCCACGATCACTATTTGTGGTAGATGGACATCTTTTCGTATGCATTGAAGACTTCAGCCTGCTGAGTTCTCTTCCAACGAAAGATTCTTCTGCTCCATATTTCTCGCTTGACTCGAGCTGTTCCATCTCCGACATTGTTGAGATG GCTATTGAATCTCGAGGAAGCCCATGCCTGTCACTGAAGATCAAGCAGAAGAATTCCACATATCAAGCCAGACCAAACAGACCAGCGACTTCAGCAACATGGAAGTTCAAATTATTCAGCATCGAGTGTGTACTCAAATTTGTGTCTCTAGTCAAAGGACTTCACCCGGATTCACAAGTACTTCCGTTGCTCGTAAGGCATTTGGGTTAG
- the LOC108861839 gene encoding uncharacterized protein LOC108861839 isoform X2 codes for MAIVTGDRYLENLEKFLEENADSLIDDATDVLKLNPAGLHYVHLRLESLRELERMLSGAPVDYLRAYVSDIGDYRALEQLRRVLRLLPSLKVVSSLPSPARDPTPLSLLPFARLRVLELRGCDLSTSSAKGLLELRHTLEKLICHNSTDALRHVFASRIAEIKDSPQWNKLVFVSCACNRLLLMDESLQLLPAVESLDLSRNKFAKVDNLRRCSKLKHLDLGFNRLRKISHLSEVSCHLVKLVWTVQVSCHLVKLVLRNNALTTLRGIENLKSLEGLDVSFNIISDFSELEFLGSLSFLTDLWLEGNPFCCARWYRAHVLSFVARPNDLKLDGKQIGNREFWKRQVVVTRRKSQPASYGFYSPAREEADDEGSFNRKKAKIYRLASIDTEEESTCVTSDQESASCELETQSKEENIKSDHEDDIFGLISKVEKLKKERSVLWLREFKEWMDHPSEDFVDVRKEVLSIDSEKKYYSKNRKNPKHHNEALRYPPGFQITDLNKKDQAYLLDGKPDENGNMSTSDATHDIKGSFSPSSYMQSPPHYQKDVLHRRHNLVEEILQLSADSYSVASSDSTSSCSENENYDSEQSNPEQDMLVDHLNGNSPVEEILVSEKDSSLLDSQPEKSSIIKTWRIDESFKAKTTNIISGLHNSELASGVNHIYNWFDKRKSKKKPKKRNVSLLVDNSVTCSGETSHRSDADISDSGEDGCVSDHFQEGSLTMGCNSKRTTRFFEAEKTPEVIGGLVDEYITTTLSDSSVDETCRIYVSCDCIIRQEFTYTRREVVLLRSSQEKLCVLLVDVSTDSQDRNLSLLCSRAINDIQDVSIGLGLQVVRLRFKEGTEYNFITGSIEKTTVLLNIIEVLDSQATEPKCSLGSLENIQMEMFEKEICGGLKLPIFQYSVLQFQSSTLGEVSWLPRSLFVVDGHLFVCIEDFSLLSSLPTKDSSAPYFSLDSSCSISDIVEMAIESRGSPCLSLKIKQKNSTYQARPNRPATSATWKFKLFSIECVLKFVSLVKGLHPDSQVLPLLVRHLG; via the exons ATGGCGATCGTGACGGGAGATCGGTACCTGGAGAATCTCGAGAAGTTCCTCGAAGAAAACGCCGATTCGCTCATCGACGACGCCACCGACGTCCTCAAGCTCAACCCCGCGGGCCTCCACTACGTCCACCTCCGCCTCGAGTCTCTCCGCGAACTCGAGCGCATGCTCTCCGGAGCCCCCGTCGACTACCTCCGCGCCTACGTCTCCGACATCGGCGATTACCGCGCGCTGGAGCAGCTCCGCCGCGTCCTCCGCCTCCTCCCTTCCCTCAAAGTCGTCTCGTCGCTTCCTTCCCCGGCTCGTGATCCCACGCCGCTCTCTCTTCTCCCCTTCGCCAGGCTTAGGGTTCTGGAGCTCCGCGGGTGTGATCTGTCCACTTCGTCTGCTAAAGGATTGCTCGAGCTCAGGCATACCTTGGAGAAGTTGATCTGCCACAATTCCACT GATGCGCTGCGGCACGTGTTTGCTAGTAGAATCGCCGAGATAAAGGATTCGCCGCAGTGGAATAAGTTGGTTTTCGTTTCGTGCGCTTGTAACCGTCTCTTGCTCATGGATGAGTCGTTGCAGCTTCTCCCTGCTGTTGAGTCGCTTGATCTGAGCCGGAACAAGTTTGCGAAGGTGGATAATCTTCGGAGATGTTCCAAGTTGAAACACCTTGATCTAGGTTTCAATCGACTCCGAAAAATCTCTCACTTGAGTGAG GTATCATGTCACCTTGTTAAACTTGTTTGGACTGTGCAGGTATCATGTCACCTTGTTAAACTTGTTTTGAGGAACAACGCTCTAACTACATTGCGTGGGATTGAGAATTTGAAGTCACTTGAAGGCCTTGATGTTTCCTTCAATATTATTTCCGATTTTTCAGAATTGGAGTTCCTTGGGAGTCTTTCATTCTTGACAGACCTGTGGTTAGAAGGAAATCCGTTTTGCTGCGCGCGATGGTACAGAGCGCATGTCCTCAGCTTCGTTGCTCGTCCAAATGAT CTAAAGCTAGATGGCAAACAAATTGGGAATCGAGAATTTTGGAAGAGGCAGGTTGTTGTTACCCGTAGGAAAAGTCAGCCTGCTAGCTATGGGTTCTACTCTCCGGCTAGAGAGGAAGCTGATGATGAAGGAAGCTTCAATAGAAAAAAG GCGAAAATATACCGGCTCGCGTCTATTGACACTGAGGAAGAGAGCACTTGCGTGACTTCTGATCAAGAGTCTGCTTCATGTGAACTCGAGACTCAAAGCAAAGAGGAGAATATCAAGTCCGATCACGAAGATGATATCTTTGGTCTAATAAGTAAAGTTGaaaagttgaagaaagaacGTTCGGTTCTTTGGCTGCGAGAGTTTAAGGAGTGGATGGATCATCCATCAGAGGATTTTGTGGATGTCAGAAAAGAGGTCTTGAGTATTGATTCAGAGAAAAAGTACTACTCAAAGAATAGAAAAAACCCCAAGCATCACAATGAAGCATTGAGATATCCACCAGGTTTCCAAATTACAGATCTAAACAAGAAGGATCAAGCATATCTTCTTGATGGGAAGCCAGATGAAAATGGAAACATGTCAACGTCGGATGCTACTCACGATATAAAGGGATCATTTTCACCCTCATCATATATGCAATCACCCCCTCACTATCAAAAGGATGTCTTACATCGACGTCATAACCTGGTGGAAGAAATCTTGCAGCTATCAGCGGATTCTTATTCAGTAGCATCGTCTGATAGCACGAGCAGCTGCAGTGAAAATGAAAACTATGATTCTGAGCAATCAAATCCTGAACAAGATATGTTGGTGGATCATCTTAATGGGAATAGTCCCGTAGAAGAGATTCTCGTATCTGAAAAAGACTCAAGCTTGCTTGATTCTCAACCAGAAAAAAGTAGCATAATAAAGACTTGGAGGATAGATGAATCGTTCAAAGCAAAAACCACTAATATTATTTCTGGACTACATAATAGTGAGCTTGCTTCCGGTGTTAACCATATTTATAATTGGTTTGACAAAAGGAAAAGCAAGAAGAAGCCTAAAAAGAGAAATGTTTCTCTGTTGGTGGATAATAGTGTCACATGTAGCGGAGAAACATCTCATAGAAGTGATGCTGATATCAGTGATTCTGGTGAAGATGGGTGTGTTTCTGATCATTTTCAAGAAGGTTCATTGACTATGGGTTGTAATAGTAAGAGAACTACTAGATTTTTTGAGGCTGAAAAAACCCCTGAAGTAATAGGTGGTCTAGTTGACGAGTATATTACAACAACACTGTCAGATTCCAGCGTTGATGAGACTTGTAGGATTTACGTAAGTTGTGATTGCATAATACGGCAAGAATTCACCTACACGCGACG GGAAGTAGTGTTGCTGCGGAGTAGCCAAGAGAAACTGTGTGTGCTGCTCGTGGATGTTTCTACTGATTCACAAG ACAGAAATTTAAGTTTATTGTGTTCGCGTGCTATTAATGATATACAAGATGTCTCAATTGGTCTGGGACTTCAAGTTGTGAG GCTACGCTTTAAGGAGGGCACAGAGTACAATTTTATAACAGGGAGCATCGAAAAAACGACAGTTTTACTCAATATCATTGAAGTCTTGGATTCTCAAGCTACGGAACCTAAATGTTCTTTGGGAAG TTTGGAAAATATACAAATGGAAATGTTTGAGAAAGAAATATGTGGTGGTTTGAAGCTGCCTATATTCCAGTATAGTGTTCTCCAGTTTCAGAGCAGCACTCTTGGAG AGGTGTCATGGCTTCCACGATCACTATTTGTGGTAGATGGACATCTTTTCGTATGCATTGAAGACTTCAGCCTGCTGAGTTCTCTTCCAACGAAAGATTCTTCTGCTCCATATTTCTCGCTTGACTCGAGCTGTTCCATCTCCGACATTGTTGAGATG GCTATTGAATCTCGAGGAAGCCCATGCCTGTCACTGAAGATCAAGCAGAAGAATTCCACATATCAAGCCAGACCAAACAGACCAGCGACTTCAGCAACATGGAAGTTCAAATTATTCAGCATCGAGTGTGTACTCAAATTTGTGTCTCTAGTCAAAGGACTTCACCCGGATTCACAAGTACTTCCGTTGCTCGTAAGGCATTTGGGTTAG